DNA from Bacteroidota bacterium:
GCAGAAAGCTAACCTGTATTTTGACGGAAGGTCCGTTTCATTTTCATGTAAGGCTATCAGGCTGTCATACGGATTAAGGATGTTGGTATCGGAAAGGAATTTCCGTACGAGTTGATTTTTGGCTCTTGTGCGCAACTGCTGCCAGTATCCCAGCCGTGATTCAAGTATTTCTTTTGCCCCAAGATAGTTGCGTCCCTGCATGATCTCAGTCATTATGTACTTTTCTTTTGCTTGTCCAAAAGAAAAGTACGGAAAGAAAAGGACAGTCTGGGTTTTCGGCGACCCACTATGGGCTCGATTCCTAAGCCAGCCGAGCCGCTCTCCCGCCTTTGGCGGGATCACTTCTCCGTCTGGCTTTTAACGGAATCTTCGCCCAGTGGGTACCCCGCCTCCAAACCCAAAGGCATTAAAAATGAATTTCAATTTAATTCCGATTTTAATATTAAAATAAATCACATGATCTATTGTGATGCTCCTGTAATATCAATTGTAGTGAGCATAAAAATCACTTATCTCACCACCATAAATCTTTCCTTACCAAGGATAGTTTTGGAATTTTTCAATACGGCCAGATACAATCCTGGCTTAAAGCCCATAACATCGACTTGTGTTTCCTTTGTATATGCCGGCACAGCTCTTTCCTCCGCCAGCTTGCCATAGCTGTCGTATATGCTCAAAATGGCGCCGTTTTTCAAATCCTTAAACTCAAAATTAATAATGGATGCAACAGGATTAGGATAAATCTTCAATACTTTATCATACTCCTCTTTTAGAGGTATTTCATCTATCGAAACATATACGCCACAGGATAAATCGGTGGTATCGGAAGAAATCGGATACGGACAAAGGCTGTCGTAAGTGAAGGGCTGGGTGTAAAGAGTATCATCCTCCAAATCAGAATTGAGTTTCCAGAGGTAAATATGAACAGGATTGAACGTACCCGTAACAAGAATTTTATCATCAAATGTTTTCTTAATACATTTCGGACCTTGTGGATCATCAATTAATAATCGTATCTTAGATATATTTCCGGCTGTATCCGTAATTAGCACATTGCTATAACCCTCGTCAACCGGATATTCTACATTTGTCCAGGCAATACCAACAATTAAACTTGAATCATTTAACACTTCTATTGAGGAAGCACCACCTGCAACTATGGTATCGCCAAGCAGATAATATTGCGATAAAAATTGTCCGCTTTCATTCAATTTAAAAATTGAAGGATGAAAGCAGGTTTGATTCCCATATGTACCAGCACTGTAAAAAATACCTGTATCCTTTTCAACTGTTTGTGGAAGCCAACCTGTATAATTACCCCATATTAAATCCCAAGTTTGCTGACCGGA
Protein-coding regions in this window:
- a CDS encoding T9SS type A sorting domain-containing protein; this encodes MMKKLLKQEISKPIEREELMNTLLKILLTGLLSTVLTFTHGQEWPKIYGGNTSSYVRGIENDYDNGYLIAGYLSRGQVVNQWGWLIKTDINGNIIWEKKFGDLLYQTFFYASQKTKDHGTVLAASTSKNDLNGHFNPLFIKLNPCGEIDWCLELQASDDDYGTGMVQLVDGNYLGMMAYYAGYSHNQRISLVKIDTLGNPIWIKNYSWDYPQMSNEEGSHLLVTHQGHNLVSGRCTYPGFRPFWFMTDTSGQQTWDLIWGNYTGWLPQTVEKDTGIFYSAGTYGNQTCFHPSIFKLNESGQFLSQYYLLGDTIVAGGASSIEVLNDSSLIVGIAWTNVEYPVDEGYSNVLITDTAGNISKIRLLIDDPQGPKCIKKTFDDKILVTGTFNPVHIYLWKLNSDLEDDTLYTQPFTYDSLCPYPISSDTTDLSCGVYVSIDEIPLKEEYDKVLKIYPNPVASIINFEFKDLKNGAILSIYDSYGKLAEERAVPAYTKETQVDVMGFKPGLYLAVLKNSKTILGKERFMVVR